The following proteins come from a genomic window of Nocardiopsis sp. YSL2:
- a CDS encoding glycosyltransferase has product MSTSFASPAAAPVGAPPDALTGPRPPRPRLAGPGGPRGTRVLIGSDTYPPDVNGAAYFTARLARGLVERGVRVHVVCPSAEGPPGVVERDGVVEHRLRSMPSLAHESVRLALPPGVRGHMDRLLERLRPDAVHIQNHFVVGRILAPAARRRGVPVVATNHFMPENLFDYLRVPAPLRPHVARMAWWDLREVLSGVEHVTTPTPAAARLLREQGFGRAVEPVSCGIDLARFRPFEGSAADRRRLRARLGVPDRRTLVFVGRLDEEKRTDELIRAVALTPDTQLVLAGHGSHRRRLEELAREEGVAERVVFLGFVAHADLPDVYRCADVFAIAGVAELQSIATLEAMASGLPVVAADAMALPHLVEEGRNGYLFPPGRPAEIAARVAEVVSDEDRRVRMGAYSRAMAERHRLEDSLERFERIYLEAAVGALSGAGRGRA; this is encoded by the coding sequence ATGTCCACGTCGTTCGCCTCCCCCGCCGCCGCTCCCGTCGGTGCGCCCCCCGACGCCCTCACCGGCCCGCGGCCCCCGCGGCCGAGGCTCGCGGGCCCGGGCGGACCCCGGGGCACGCGGGTACTGATCGGCTCCGACACCTATCCGCCCGACGTCAACGGCGCCGCCTACTTCACCGCTCGACTGGCCCGGGGCCTGGTCGAGCGCGGCGTGCGCGTGCACGTGGTGTGCCCCTCCGCGGAGGGGCCGCCGGGCGTGGTGGAGCGGGACGGTGTCGTCGAGCACCGGCTCCGGTCGATGCCCTCGCTGGCCCACGAGAGCGTGCGCCTGGCACTGCCGCCGGGCGTGCGCGGGCACATGGACCGCCTCCTGGAGCGCCTGCGGCCGGACGCCGTGCACATCCAGAACCACTTCGTGGTCGGCCGGATCCTGGCTCCGGCCGCCCGCCGCCGGGGCGTTCCGGTGGTGGCGACGAACCACTTCATGCCGGAGAACCTGTTCGACTACCTGCGCGTACCGGCCCCGCTGCGCCCGCACGTCGCCCGCATGGCCTGGTGGGACCTGCGCGAGGTCCTCTCCGGTGTGGAGCACGTGACCACCCCGACCCCGGCGGCGGCGCGCCTGCTGCGCGAGCAGGGGTTCGGCCGCGCCGTCGAACCCGTCTCCTGCGGGATCGACCTCGCCCGCTTCCGGCCCTTCGAGGGGAGTGCGGCCGATCGGCGTCGGCTGCGCGCCCGGCTGGGGGTGCCCGACCGCAGGACTCTCGTGTTCGTGGGGCGGTTGGACGAGGAGAAGCGCACCGACGAACTGATCCGTGCCGTGGCCCTGACCCCGGACACGCAGCTCGTGCTCGCCGGGCACGGGTCCCACCGCCGCCGTCTGGAGGAGCTGGCCAGGGAGGAGGGCGTGGCGGAGCGCGTCGTCTTCCTGGGTTTCGTCGCGCACGCCGACCTGCCGGACGTCTACCGGTGCGCGGACGTGTTCGCCATCGCGGGTGTCGCCGAGCTGCAGAGCATCGCCACCCTGGAGGCGATGGCGAGCGGGCTGCCGGTCGTGGCGGCGGACGCGATGGCGCTTCCGCACCTGGTGGAGGAGGGCCGCAACGGGTACCTGTTCCCGCCGGGGCGGCCGGCGGAGATCGCCGCGCGCGTGGCGGAGGTGGTCTCCGACGAGGACCGCCGCGTCCGGATGGGCGCGTACAGCCGGGCGATGGCCGAGCGGCACCGCCTGGAGGACTCACTGGAACGGTTCGAGCGCATCTACCTGGAGGCGGCGGTCGGAGCCCTGTCGGGCGCGGGCCGCGGCCGTGCCTAG
- a CDS encoding response regulator transcription factor, with amino-acid sequence MEATSTSTVLIADDDRAIRESLERALQLEGYTVRTAADGVQALAAVHADPVDLLILDVMMPGVDGLGVARVLRAENDRTPILMLTARVETPDRVAGLDAGADDYLAKPFELEELLARLRALLRRSAHVTEEGVEEGPLRVGELRLDPAARRVWRGQREIDLSKTEFDLLELLVRNHGIVLDHATIYDRIWGYDFGPESKNLAVYISYLRRKLEDGGPPLIQTVRGVGYTLRG; translated from the coding sequence ATGGAAGCCACCTCCACCTCCACGGTGTTGATCGCCGACGACGACCGGGCGATCCGGGAGTCACTGGAACGCGCCCTCCAACTGGAGGGCTACACCGTGCGCACGGCCGCCGACGGTGTCCAGGCCCTGGCCGCCGTGCACGCCGACCCCGTCGACCTGCTGATCCTCGACGTGATGATGCCCGGCGTCGACGGCCTGGGCGTGGCCCGCGTCCTGCGCGCGGAGAACGACCGCACCCCCATCCTCATGCTCACCGCCCGTGTGGAGACCCCCGACCGGGTGGCCGGACTCGACGCCGGTGCCGACGACTACCTCGCCAAACCCTTCGAGCTGGAGGAACTCCTGGCCCGGCTGCGCGCACTCCTGCGCCGGTCCGCCCACGTGACGGAGGAGGGCGTCGAGGAGGGCCCGCTGCGGGTCGGCGAACTGCGCCTGGACCCGGCGGCCCGCCGGGTGTGGCGCGGCCAACGGGAGATCGACCTGTCCAAGACCGAGTTCGACCTCCTGGAACTGCTGGTGCGCAACCACGGCATCGTCCTGGACCACGCCACCATCTACGACCGCATCTGGGGCTACGACTTCGGTCCCGAGTCCAAGAACCTCGCCGTCTACATCAGCTACCTGCGCCGCAAGCTCGAGGACGGCGGGCCACCGCTGATCCAGACCGTGCGCGGTGTCGGGTACACACTCCGGGGATGA
- a CDS encoding haloacid dehalogenase type II has product MNAHPDFDVIVFDILGTMVDEPGGIRRGIRSLLPDLDDDGTEALVRTWYGHVEEQQREINGGRRPYADSTLVDLEAAARVAAEAGVDDEDAVRSLAGAGQRLDPWPDSVPALARLASLLPVVGLSNASRAALTRVNAHAGLRWHLVCSAEDVRGYKPDPEVYRLAIAATGRAPDRLLMVATHAWDLRGAQAVGMRTAYVERPVGDPPRAADAFDLTAASLDHLATLLGAG; this is encoded by the coding sequence GTGAACGCACACCCCGACTTCGACGTGATCGTCTTCGACATCCTCGGAACCATGGTCGACGAGCCGGGCGGGATCCGGCGCGGCATCCGCTCGCTGCTCCCGGACCTCGACGACGACGGGACGGAGGCGCTCGTCCGAACGTGGTACGGGCACGTCGAGGAGCAGCAGCGGGAGATCAACGGGGGCCGCCGGCCCTACGCCGACAGCACACTGGTCGACCTGGAGGCGGCCGCCCGTGTGGCGGCCGAGGCCGGTGTCGACGACGAGGACGCCGTCCGGTCCCTGGCGGGCGCCGGGCAGCGGCTGGACCCGTGGCCGGACTCGGTCCCGGCCCTGGCCCGGCTGGCCTCGCTCCTGCCGGTGGTCGGCCTGTCGAACGCCAGCCGCGCGGCGCTGACCCGGGTCAACGCGCACGCCGGCCTGCGCTGGCACCTGGTGTGCTCGGCCGAGGACGTGCGCGGCTACAAGCCCGACCCCGAGGTCTACCGGCTGGCGATCGCCGCCACTGGCCGCGCACCGGACCGCCTGCTCATGGTCGCGACCCACGCCTGGGACCTGCGGGGCGCGCAGGCCGTGGGCATGCGGACCGCCTATGTCGAGCGCCCCGTCGGCGATCCGCCCCGGGCCGCCGACGCCTTCGACCTCACAGCGGCGAGCTTGGACCACCTGGCCACGCTCCTCGGAGCGGGCTGA
- a CDS encoding HAMP domain-containing sensor histidine kinase, producing MTTVRDSAADSVPHRFRSLFTPSGWRLGTRFAVLFAVVVGVTVALVGTLAYSTAATLIRSDARDEFERSVSSLSEELVSLHDDESGTSAGSVMFLAGKHVQVQFMRPDGARTQPIADPGGAVDLEPDARDLEVAAYDEPGVVEAREKEVGGQTYRVATVSVGDGVGAFLVVQRLSPTESTIDRLATQILWVGLFVAIAAASAGWLVGHRVTGRLARLTDAAEYVSSTGRLDPATVDRNGEHGSRDPLGTEEVGRDEVGRLGTAFTAMLARLTQSQDEQRRLVQDAAHELRTPLTSLYTNVQVLGRVDRLTPEARERLIDDLRGEARELTALVNELVGLATGDHETETPTTVRLRDVAESVAARVRRRTGREIVVDADDSTVWGRPKALERAVVNPVENSAKFDSEGTEPIEIRIRSGAVEVSDRGPGIDPAELGHVFDRFYRATVARGLPGSGLGLSMVRDIAQAHGGRVFAHNRVGGGVVIGFELPLAPPPGAPPAGTPAPGAPTPPGGADG from the coding sequence TTGACCACCGTGCGCGACTCCGCCGCAGACTCCGTGCCGCACCGGTTCCGTTCGCTGTTCACACCCAGCGGCTGGCGCCTGGGCACGCGCTTCGCGGTGCTCTTCGCCGTCGTCGTGGGCGTCACCGTCGCCCTCGTCGGGACCCTCGCCTACTCGACCGCCGCCACGCTCATCCGGAGCGACGCCAGGGACGAGTTCGAGCGCAGCGTCTCCTCGCTCTCCGAGGAGCTGGTCAGCCTGCACGACGACGAATCGGGCACCTCCGCGGGCAGCGTGATGTTCCTGGCGGGCAAGCACGTCCAGGTCCAGTTCATGCGGCCCGACGGCGCCCGCACGCAGCCCATCGCCGACCCCGGCGGGGCCGTGGACCTGGAACCCGACGCCCGGGATCTCGAGGTCGCCGCCTACGACGAGCCCGGAGTGGTGGAGGCGCGGGAGAAGGAGGTCGGGGGGCAGACCTACCGGGTGGCCACGGTGTCGGTGGGCGACGGCGTGGGCGCCTTCCTGGTCGTGCAGCGCCTGTCTCCCACGGAGAGCACCATCGACCGCCTGGCCACCCAGATCCTGTGGGTGGGGCTGTTCGTCGCCATCGCCGCGGCGTCGGCCGGATGGCTGGTCGGCCACCGCGTCACCGGACGCCTGGCCCGGCTCACCGACGCCGCCGAGTACGTCAGCTCCACCGGTCGCCTGGATCCCGCCACCGTCGATCGCAACGGCGAGCACGGCTCCCGGGACCCGCTCGGGACCGAGGAGGTCGGCCGGGACGAGGTCGGGCGGCTCGGTACGGCCTTCACCGCCATGCTCGCGCGGTTGACCCAGTCCCAGGACGAGCAGCGCCGCCTCGTCCAGGACGCCGCGCACGAACTGCGCACCCCGCTCACCAGCCTGTACACGAACGTGCAGGTGCTGGGACGGGTGGACCGCCTCACCCCGGAGGCACGCGAACGCCTCATCGACGACCTGCGGGGCGAGGCGCGCGAGCTCACCGCGCTGGTGAACGAGCTCGTCGGCCTGGCCACGGGCGACCACGAGACCGAGACCCCGACCACGGTCCGCCTGCGCGACGTCGCGGAGTCGGTCGCCGCCCGGGTCCGGCGCCGAACCGGGCGCGAGATCGTCGTGGACGCCGACGACAGCACGGTGTGGGGCCGCCCCAAGGCCCTGGAGCGGGCCGTGGTCAACCCGGTGGAGAACTCGGCGAAGTTCGACTCCGAGGGCACCGAGCCCATCGAGATCCGGATCCGCTCCGGGGCCGTGGAGGTCAGCGACCGCGGGCCCGGGATCGATCCCGCCGAGCTCGGCCACGTCTTCGACCGCTTCTACCGGGCCACCGTCGCCCGCGGTCTGCCGGGCTCGGGGCTCGGCCTGTCGATGGTCCGCGACATCGCCCAGGCACACGGCGGACGGGTCTTCGCCCACAACAGGGTCGGGGGCGGAGTCGTCATCGGGTTCGAGCTCCCGCTGGCTCCGCCCCCCGGTGCCCCGCCGGCCGGCACTCCGGCGCCCGGCGCCCCGACGCCGCCCGGGGGCGCGGACGGGTAG
- a CDS encoding S1C family serine protease translates to MDDPSESRSPRFSPPSGPHWATGPEKYQGAAYTYAAQDTSGEGPGLGAGAAQAQAQAQASEPFSHHPSSSVPPHGGGYSSAPQTAAFASGGYGGHPGQGGHPGQPGQGGYPGHPGQGGYGGQQPPPPGGTPPEHPHYGGMPPGAQPPPAPKRGSGKIIAIAAATALVTSLIVGPATALGTAYLLPGGGLGSPSSSLDGEQGSTPTEGEVGEVADTVLPSVVSIQTTDGSGSGVILSSDGQILTNAHVVASARNGELQVLFNDGSTARAEVLGADTVSDIAVIQAEGRTDLTPAVLGDSDQIGVGGDVVAIGSPLGLQGTVTTGVVSALNRPVNTGATESGNGFTSTVINAIQTDAAINPGNSGGPLVNMSGEVIGINTAIAGISEESGSVGLGFSIPINQARPIAEQLIETGSASYPAIEATISGNPRGGATIVDVIEGGAAEQAGLEPDDVVVAVDGEAISSPDQLIASIRSHQAGEEITLGVRKGGSGSPEDVTVTLGEQSSTSVEQGEESEGD, encoded by the coding sequence GTGGACGACCCCTCCGAGAGCCGGTCCCCGCGCTTCTCGCCGCCCTCCGGACCGCACTGGGCCACCGGACCCGAGAAGTACCAGGGCGCGGCCTACACCTACGCCGCGCAGGACACCTCCGGTGAGGGGCCCGGCCTGGGAGCGGGTGCGGCCCAGGCCCAGGCCCAGGCCCAGGCATCCGAGCCGTTCTCCCACCACCCCAGCTCCTCCGTACCGCCGCACGGCGGCGGATACTCGAGCGCACCCCAGACCGCGGCCTTCGCGTCGGGCGGGTACGGCGGCCACCCCGGACAGGGCGGCCACCCCGGCCAACCCGGACAGGGCGGGTACCCCGGGCACCCCGGACAGGGCGGCTACGGCGGCCAGCAGCCCCCGCCCCCCGGTGGGACGCCCCCGGAGCACCCGCACTACGGCGGTATGCCCCCGGGCGCCCAGCCCCCGCCCGCCCCGAAGCGCGGCTCGGGCAAGATCATCGCCATCGCCGCCGCGACCGCCCTGGTCACCAGCCTCATCGTGGGACCGGCCACCGCCCTGGGCACGGCCTACCTGCTGCCCGGTGGCGGGCTCGGCTCCCCCAGCAGCTCGCTCGACGGCGAGCAGGGCAGCACGCCCACCGAGGGCGAGGTCGGAGAGGTCGCCGACACCGTCCTGCCGAGCGTGGTGTCCATCCAGACCACCGACGGCAGCGGCAGTGGCGTGATCCTGTCCTCCGACGGCCAGATCCTCACCAACGCCCACGTGGTGGCCTCGGCCCGCAACGGCGAACTCCAGGTCCTGTTCAACGACGGCTCGACCGCCCGGGCCGAGGTCCTGGGCGCGGACACGGTCTCCGACATCGCGGTGATCCAGGCCGAGGGCCGCACCGACCTGACCCCGGCCGTGCTGGGCGACTCCGACCAGATCGGGGTGGGGGGCGACGTCGTCGCCATCGGCTCCCCGCTGGGGCTGCAGGGTACGGTCACCACGGGTGTGGTGAGCGCGCTCAACCGGCCGGTCAACACCGGTGCGACCGAGAGCGGCAACGGCTTCACCTCCACCGTGATCAACGCGATCCAGACCGACGCCGCCATCAACCCCGGCAACTCGGGCGGTCCGCTCGTCAACATGAGCGGCGAGGTGATCGGCATCAACACCGCGATCGCCGGGATCTCGGAGGAGAGCGGGTCGGTGGGCCTCGGCTTCTCCATCCCGATCAACCAGGCCCGGCCCATCGCCGAGCAGCTGATCGAGACCGGGAGCGCGAGCTACCCCGCGATCGAGGCGACCATCTCCGGCAACCCGCGGGGCGGGGCGACGATCGTGGACGTCATCGAGGGCGGTGCCGCCGAGCAGGCGGGGCTGGAGCCCGACGACGTGGTGGTCGCGGTCGACGGCGAGGCGATCAGCAGCCCGGACCAGCTCATCGCCTCGATCCGCTCCCACCAGGCGGGCGAGGAGATCACGCTCGGCGTCCGCAAGGGCGGCAGCGGATCACCCGAGGACGTCACGGTGACGCTCGGCGAGCAGAGCTCGACCTCCGTCGAGCAGGGGGAGGAGTCGGAGGGCGACTGA